Within Raineyella sp. W15-4, the genomic segment CACCCGGAGTGCGCAGTACTTCGCGAGAACCCCGGGGCGGCGGCGCCGGTCTCCGCCACGAGCTGGCGGGCCACGTCGTGCAGATCGTGGCCGGCGGCAAGCGTGCGCTGGCGCAGGTAGGACGGGCCGCGTTCGGCCAGCTCGGCGGCGAAGGACAGTTCTTCGACGCACCCCAGGTCGCGTGCCACCGGGGTGAGTCGCTCCAGCCACTCGAACAGGTACTCACGCAGCGGGTGGACCCGCCGGCGCCGCTCAGAAGTGATGACCTGGGCATCCACCCCGTAGCGGGCGGCACGCCATTTGTTCTCCCGTACGAACCAGGGTTCCAGCGTGACCAGTTCGCGTCCCTCGTCGAGTTCGCGCACAACGTGCTCGGTCAGGCATTGGGTGAGTGCGGCGATGGCCCCCAGCTCCGCCAGAGTGGGCACCGAGTCCGCCGTCCGGTTCTCCACCGTCCCGAAACGCGGGGACGGCCGTACGTCCCAGCGGATCTCGCTCGGGGTGGAGACCATGCCGCTGTCGATGAGTTCCTCGGCGAAATCCTCGAACTGGGACCACTCGGTCAGCTGCCAGGGCAGACCGTTCGTCGGAAGCTGCTGGAAGAGCATCGTGCGCTGGGAGGCGTAGCCGGTGTCCTCACCCTCCCAGAAGGGGGAGGAGGCGGACAGTGCGAGGAAGAAGGGGTAGAAGCGACTCAGCCCGTTGACCACCGGCATCGCATACGCCTTGCCGGTGATCCCCACGTGCACGTGGATCCCGCAGATCGCCATCCGGCGGCCCCACCACTGGTTGCGTTCGGTCACCACGTCGTAGCGAGGCGTCGCGAACGGCTTCTGGTCGCTCGCGAGGCTGAACGGGTGGCAGCCCGAGCCCATCAGCGCGACTCCCTGGGCGCTTGCCACCCGGTTGACCTCGGCGAGCCGCCCGGCGAGCTCCTGCACCGCGTCCCCGATGTGTTCGTGCGGGGCCGAGACGAGCTCGATCATGTTCTGGAGGTACTCCTTGCGCACCGGTCCGTCCGTCTCGGCGCCGAGCGCCTCGAGCAGCGGCGCGGCGGCCGGGGTCAGCTCGAGGGTCTGTGCGTCGACGAGAGCGAGTTCCCACTCGATGCCCACTGTGGCGCGCCGCGAACCGGTGAAGTCAATCTGCATTGTTCGCCACCTCTTGGCTGCGGGGGAGTTGTCGGCAAGCTTATTGGTTGCCGGCACTGCTCGTCCCGTGGGTTGCGAGCGCCTGCTGGGACAGCGGCTCCTGCGCGGCGAGCGCGCGCATGATTTGTAGCACCGATGTTCGGACCGGAGTCAGGGCAGCGCGTGTTGTTTGCTCGCGCGAGATCCGCTGGCTCGGCTCGATCACTCCTCCTCTGGACAGGACACCGCCATGCACCCCGTAGAAGCGCTCCTCAGGCCCGTCGGCCGGATGCTCCGCCGCAAGCATGCCGATGAGTCGGCCGGGCTTGCGGCCGGTCTGGAGCCCGCGAACGCGCCTCGGATTGCGCTCCCGGACTGCACCTGATCGCCGAGATCCCGGCGCGCGGCGGCGTCTCGGACGGCGCACTGAACCTCGGCGCCGGCGACGTCGAACGTCATCAAGAGCGCTCAACGGCGACCAGCTGCACTGGAGAGTGTGTCCAGAACTGTCCAAACGCCCCTCAGAGGCAATGCGAAAGGGCCCTCTGATTTCAGCGTTTCGGCTGGTCAGAGGGCCCTTCGGCTGGTCGGCCTCGTCCTCTCGACTTGGAAGAATCGGTACCTCTTGGAGAATCTGGCCTCCTACCTGGACAGGGCGGCGTCAGCGCCGAGGTTGGCGGACGACGTGTCGCGGGACGAGGCTTCTACGAGTCGCTGCTACGTCCCGTTCAAGCTCGATCAGCGGCTTGACGCCAAGGAGCGCGCAGACCTAGTGGACTACTACTGCGAGGGGCACTCGGGCCGAGAGACGGCCCGTCGGTTCGGCGTCGGCAGGACCGCCGTCTTGGCGATAGTGCGTGACGCGGGGGTCGCCCCGCGGCCACCGCACCAGAAGCTTCTGGCTCCGATCGTGAGAGCAGGGGGATGATGCTGGCTCATGGCGCGACCCCGTGGCGGTTGTGACATGGTGCCGTGACGACGCCCGGTTGAGCCTGTTCACAGGCTGCTGGTTGGCGTGATCGGACTCCCTCACGGCCGCCCTCGCGGGCCTCGGGCTGATCCCTCGCAACGTTATTGTGAGCTGCCTCGGCTACCCGACAGGTTCCCCATGGTTCGTAGCGCTGTGTCACTCAATGCCCAGCAGATTGCCGTCCTCGACTGGATCAAGGCCGGCTGCCCTGAAGGGGTCTACGACGATGACACGAACTACTCGCACCGCACGAGCGCCCGGGCACTTGCCAATCGCGGACTGGTCACGATCCATGGCCATGGCCCGACCTGGACGGCCACACTGACAGCGCGCGGGAAGGTCTGGCCGGACGCGACCACCGAGGAAAAGTCGGTGCGCCAGCGCCTCGCCGAGCGAGACCGGCGGCGCTCCTCCGGCACGCTGTCCGATTCCAGTCCCGGCGAGCCACCGTCCCGCCCGAGGGCCTCCGCTAAGAGCAGCAAGACCACAGAGCGGAAAGCGGGCCCCGTCAACATCCGACCGGCTCGCACCGCCGCTCCAGCTGCCGAAGTCGCAGCGGAATTGGCGGCTGCTGATCGCTTGATCACCCAGGTCCTGGAGGCAGGCGGATGGCTGGTACTCCCGGAGGATCCGGCAGTCATCGCTGAGCACGAGCGCCTGGTGGCTGCCAGCCTCAGGTCCTCCCTGCGGCCCAAAGGCAAGCGTCTCGCGATCGTTTCGGTCGGTGAGTGGGGCCGGGGTCCGAAGGCAATCGAACTTACCGAACACTTCGACGAATGCGTGCAGGCCCGGCCCGTGCCGGTCCTGAAGCACGTCGGCACCTACCACCCGATCGTCAAGGCGTATCTCGCTAACAAGGACGGGCAGTACGTCACTGCCGAACACCTGACCCGGGCCGCTCACATCCTGCAGGCAGTCGCCGCGGAGGCCGGCAAACGAGGCCTCGACGTCTTCACGGCAGAACGAGGCCTCAAGGAAGTGAATCAGCACTCGTTAGCCACTGTGCGCGAGGCGCACCTCGTCCTCCGTACCCCCGCCGGCGTCTACGGACTCCAGATCCGGGAGATATCGGCGCCGGGGGGAGCGAAGCTGGCGCGCCGCAGCTGGAACGCGCCGAAGACGATGCCGGACTGGCAGGAACGGCGCGGGCGAGAGTTCATTAGCACCGGAAAGCTGGATCTGGTCGTGCGCGGGCCCTGGGCGCCAGGCGGAGATCACTACCGCGACGCGAAGAGTTGGACAGTAGAGGATCTACTTCCCGAGGTCTTTCGATCGTTCGAGATCAACAAGCTCCGCAGCGACGCGTCCGAACGGGAACGCAAGCGCAGGGAGGATGAGCGCCGACGACAGTGGGAAGTCGCGATGGCATCGGCCAAAGAGGCGTACGCGGTTCATGCCCGCTGGGAGCGATTCAAAGGGCGCTCCAGCGACTGGCACGAGATCCAGCAGCATCGAGCCTTCCTTGCCGAGGCAAGGCGCGTAGTCGAGCGCTACGACGGCGAAGACCGCCAGGTGCTTATCGAACGACTGGCGGAAGCGGAGTCCGGCCTCAATGCGCGCGACCCGATCCTGCACATCGAACGCCTTGCAGCCGATCCACCCCAGCCGCGCCCAGAAGAGTTGAAACCGTTCCTGAAGGGGTGGAGCCCGTACGGTCCCTGATGCCCCATATCGGGTACTGCAACTCCGACCGTCGCTGACGTCCAAGGCCGGTGGTCACGTGCTGTTGGCCGGCTGACTGAGGCGCTTCTTGGACGTCGCCTGAACTACGCTGCTGTGATTATGTCTGCAGGGTGCCTTATGATCCTCACAGAACGACCATAAGCCTGACAACCGGTCAGGTGGACCGGAGTCAGGCTCAAGCTCTACTTGGCGGTAGGCCTTGAACCTATGGCAAACGTGGGCGCCCGCGCAAGCGGCGCGGCCAACCTTGCAGCTCCCGATCCCGTGACGTTCTCTGACTGCTCCTACGGGAGCAAGGAAGGAGCCAACCATGGCTTCGAACGCCAACAAGCCGGGTACTCCGGCGCCCAAGTCCGGACAGTACGTCCCGGTCGGTCCTCGCGGCGGCAACGCCGGTAGCAGCGAGATCACCGCGGTCCAGGGCAAGCCGCTGCCGCCCACGCCGAAGTCCGGGCAGCAGTGGAACCTGACCGACGCGACGAAGCACAAGCGCTGAGTTGGTGATCGTGGGAGCGGTGATGTGATCTGCCGCTCCCACGATCCTCTCTTTCAGGATTTGACTTTCCCACAAGAACCCTTTCGGAAGAGTAGTCGTGAATCCCGTGAACCCTGACGACGTGAGCACTTGGCCGGCGCGACTGCTTGAAGTAGTCCAGGCGATTGCCGTCCAGGTGCCACCGGGGACATTCGGGTCAGATGTCACTGTCCCGATCAACGACTCGCAATTTGTCAGACTGATGGATGAACGTCCCTTGCTGGCATACCATGCCACGCGCCTACTTCCACATGAACTGGAAGATATTCGCTCTCGAGGTCTTCATTCGCTTTCACTGCAGCACGTCGAACGCCGACTTGAGGATGCTGTCGGCGCTGACGTATTTTCCGCGTCGGAAGCCGACCGCCTCCGACGAAACGGCGTACACCTGCGGCATGCGCCCGGGGAGCGCGACGGGAGGGTATGCGCCGTCGTCGGACTCTCCTCCTTCTCGGAAGACGTAAACGGTATCCGCCCCCTGCTCTCAACCTGGGGCGGCGAGGCCATCTACTGGGGCGCCTCCGAGGTAGACAGACCCAAGCTGAGTGCGGTAGGTACGCCATCGATCGTGGTCGTCTCACTGTCACTTGAGCGCGCACGGTTCTTCGCCTTTCCGCAGCTTATCCAGGTCTTCGTGGCACACCTCGCGAGGCTCGAAGGTCATCGCGGGGAGATCCATTACCTGTCAGACGTGCCACGCCACGCAATCCAGGAGATCTGGCAACCAGGCGACTCGGAGTACGACCGGTTCAGTTCATTGCCTCACAGGTAGCGGAAGCCGGCGATCCTCACGGAGGCATTCCGATGGTGGATGACATCGAACTCGGAGCCAGCGCCGAGATAGGCGAGGCCGCGGTCGTGGGCGGAGCCGGACTCATCGCGAGCTGGCATCGATGGAGGCGCCGCGAGGGACCCACCAGCACCATCACTGGGGGCGGGGCCATCACTCACCTCGAAAACCAATTTGGCCAACTCATGGGCCGCCGGCCCTGTCTGGCCGTCTCCTCTCGGATCAGGCCGGCCCCCTACACACCGTTATTCCGACAGTCCCGACACTGGCGCGGCAGCGGGGTGAGTCCGGAATGGCTCGAGGTTCTTGGACTGGTGCATCTCGATTCGACCCAAGTTGTCGGCGGCGGTTGAAGACTGGTCGGTAACGGCGCGGTGGTTTCCACCGGTGGTCGCAACGTGAAGCGCCTGTAAGTGTCTGTGGTGGCTGGCCTGGTGCTGGCGGGCAGGGTCGGTGCCGTGTACTCGGCGACGGGTCCACCGGGCTGGTGCTCGCGCGGTCCCGGGCGCCGTGTCCGCGCGTTCAAGCTGTAGTGGCCGAGCGGACCAGTAGGGTGGAGCGTATGGGAATGGTGCCCATGACAGGGGAAGCTCTTCACGATCTTGGCCGTGAGGGAGCGCGGCGAGCGAAGCACTGGCTGGAGTCAACGTCGCGCGTAGACGCATGCTGGGTAAACCCGGACAAGGGGGCCGCGCAGAAGCTTACGTTCGGCTGGCCGGAAGGTGGCCACTCGTTCTCGTTCGACTTGGGCGGCAAGCTACGCTATGGCGACTTCGATGGCCAGCTGTTCTACGCTGAAGTGAAGAAGTACTCGGCTGTCGGCGACCTGAACGCCCACTACAAGGCCTTCCTGGCGAAGTGCTACGTCGCCTACTTGAAGGTGCCCAACTTCGCCGACCACTTCATGTGGGTGTCGTGGACGCCGCATGGCACTTCCCGTTGGGCGACACTGACCAGCACCGCCGAGGTGCGGGCTGCCGTGATAGAGCACGCCGACCGTATCTTCCCCGCCGGGACCGACCCTGTCACGTCCGTCGACGAAGACGCATGCAAGGCGGTTTCGGACAGGTTATGGCTCCTGATCCTCAGCAACAAGCAGGAGTCCCTCGTACCATTCGTCGAACACCTCGAACTCATCCACTCGCACGAGTTGAGGAAGGCGATGACACCGTGAAGACTCTCGAACAGCGAGTCGAAGACGCCCTGCTCGACCGGGATCCGCGTGAGTCCGAGTTCCGGGTGAAAGAGACGGTCGCAGACGCCCTGTCAACGTTCGACCCCTCCGCCACTGTGAAAGTAACGAGCTACTTCAACCACACATTTGCGCCGGACATCGTCTTGTCATGGGGCAAGGCGGAGCGACCTGTCTTCCTGCGGTTCACCGACAACCTGCCAGAACTAGGCGAGGACATCGAGTTGTTGGACCGGAAGGATCCGCTCATGTTCGGCCTGTCCACCCCTCCGATCGAAGGGGTACAGGAGAACCGATTGGATGAACGGACTCGGGCCGCTGACATTCTCCTGACTACCCCTGCGGCAGTGGACGAACTGTCCGCGCGGGTGACGCCGGCAGCCACAGACCGGATGCTCCGAAACTCCCTAGCGCATGGTGGACGTGGCGCGCTCGTAGGCAAGGCCGAAGCGAACCGGCTCGCAGACAGCTTCGATACCGGATTCACGGCGGCTTCTCGCGGGCAGGTGGAGGCGACACGGCTGGCACTGACAGCCATCGGCGACCACTTCGCCGGTGGGCAGGCCCGCCGGTTGAACCGGGTCGTGCAGGCCGTCTGGGAAGGTGGCGGCTCGGGCATTGACCAGTATCCCGGCGACCCAGACTTGGCCGCCGAGGTAAGCAACCTGTCGCTGATCTACCTACTCCAGTACATGGATACCGCCAATCCTGCGTTCTGGCGCGGCGTCGGACGCGCTCTCACCCTCGACCAACTTGTCGCCCTCGCACACGCGGACGCCGCAGGACTCAACAACTTCCAGCACCTAGTGAACGCCAATCTGGACGTTCTCCGCGCCCGCGCGTGCTTGGTCCTCGATATGAGCATGTACGACAACGAGGAGCCCCTCGACCTCAGCTGGGCCGTCGACCTGCCCGTCCGTGACGCACCGCCCGCCCTTACCCTGCGAGGGCCGGGTTTCCATGCGTTCGTGACCCGCAAGAAGGAAGACTTAAAGCCGCGACTCTCGCCCTCCGCAGGCGGCCTGTCGGTGACCGAGTTCCTGGATCGGACGGCAACCGCGCACGTCGCGGCTGTCAACGCCAGCGTCGGCGACAGGCACATCAGTCTCAGTGACGACAGCGGAACCACGGACACGGACTTTGTGCAGGCCGCCACCAGCGGGCTTCCCGACGCCCAAGTCGACCGCGCCACGGTTTCCACACCTAGCGGACGCATCACGGTCGACTTCGCCCAACGGACCGGGACCGGCGTCACACGCAGCGACACCCTGGTCGTAGACCTACTCCTCGCCACCACCAGCCTGCTCGTTGACTTCACGGCCGAACAGCGCGAAGCGCTTACCGCGTTCCTCACCATTACCACGCGGGCACCCGCAACAACCCCGGAGACGCTCAACTTCAACGAGAACGACGCTGACCACGCAAGTCCGGCAAGGGAGTAGCCGGCAACCAACCACCAAGATAAGGTGATCGCGACGGAGTCTCAAGTGTCAAGTTACTTCAGTACTGACTCCCTGCCAACAGAACAGTGAGTCGCGCTAGACATTGACTAACGTCTTCTAGCGTGACTACGCAGATGAACGGCCGCTGTCGAGTGCGCCGGGGAGTAGTTTCTTCGTAGTTCCGCGGGACTCGAGTGGCAGCTCTCGAACGGAGCCCAGATCAGCTTCATCTATTGCCTCAAGAAGCTTCGCGCTGTCCAGCTTAAGCGCCTCACACATTGCGTCAAAATGTTCAGGGTCGATCCTGTTGATTAGGCCATAGACGGACCTTACGATCACGGACGCTTCCCCCCTGCGGAAGCCCCTGTTCGTATCGACATACTCATTATGGGAGTACTGATGGAGGTACCAGACCATGC encodes:
- a CDS encoding glutamate--cysteine ligase encodes the protein MQIDFTGSRRATVGIEWELALVDAQTLELTPAAAPLLEALGAETDGPVRKEYLQNMIELVSAPHEHIGDAVQELAGRLAEVNRVASAQGVALMGSGCHPFSLASDQKPFATPRYDVVTERNQWWGRRMAICGIHVHVGITGKAYAMPVVNGLSRFYPFFLALSASSPFWEGEDTGYASQRTMLFQQLPTNGLPWQLTEWSQFEDFAEELIDSGMVSTPSEIRWDVRPSPRFGTVENRTADSVPTLAELGAIAALTQCLTEHVVRELDEGRELVTLEPWFVRENKWRAARYGVDAQVITSERRRRVHPLREYLFEWLERLTPVARDLGCVEELSFAAELAERGPSYLRQRTLAAGHDLHDVARQLVAETGAAAPGFSRSTAHSG
- a CDS encoding YjzC family protein: MASNANKPGTPAPKSGQYVPVGPRGGNAGSSEITAVQGKPLPPTPKSGQQWNLTDATKHKR